The Scyliorhinus canicula chromosome 5, sScyCan1.1, whole genome shotgun sequence genome window below encodes:
- the LOC119966662 gene encoding protein rapunzel-like: protein MDENTMELTQAATAVVQACVDVRNAMSAVESFAKLAASAGVVGAVIGVAASVLKLCLGDVDSAELTYMKEQFQIVRDQLDGISDQIREVLSAIEHSTSGNQYFPIEENLKNQFRNFMELLDAAPKYRESEKQSFLTHFTATNGDQNLYTLYDAVMGHSAIFGTPILETAIKYDQRNRRLMEKLCARLKELFCIGLIATLGHAALTGIDTETLKKKWDERLSKLDIKMKSMIDLCINEFAEQAKTEVEKMVKDKGKRNHEECANYIRDHLGKKYDWVFWSVRVYDPVVGFENHAADGRNRFHFFRLNGVNIIVSYATDPKPFKDEKVKQFMKGKDGWDDARKVCNAVFKDFPGHFIHTVRRYKGLWGAWTFPKDCHFWQTYAGVTLCVHSS, encoded by the coding sequence ATGGATGAAAATACAATGGAACTGACACAAGCCGCCACTGCGGTGGTGCAAGCATGTGTTGATGTGAGAAATGCCATGTCAGCCGTTGAGAGTTTCGCTAAGCTAGCCGCTTCAGCCGGAGTAGTGGGGGCTGTTATTGGGGTAGCTGCATCTGTCCTTAAactttgtctgggagatgtggatAGTGCGGAGTTGACATACATGAAGGAGCAATTCCAGATAGTCAGGGACCAGCTGGATGGCATTTCAGATCAGATTCGCGAAGTGCTTAGTGCAATTGAGCACAGTACATCCGGTAATCAGTATTTCCCCATTGAAGAGAATCTGAAAAATCAGTTCAGGAATTTCATGGAACTCCTGGATGCAGCACCAAAGTACCGGGAGAGTGAGAAACAATCGTTTCTCACACACTTCACTGCGACTAATGGTGACCAGAACCTTTACACTCTCTATGATGCTGTGATGGGACATTCTGCCATCTTTGGCACACCCATCCTGGAAACCGCCATAAAATATGATCAGAGAAATCGACGCCTCATGGAAAAGCTCTGCGCCCGACTGAAGGAGCTTTTCTGTATTGGCCTGATTGCCACACTGGGTCACGCTGCCCTGACTGGAATTGACACTGAGACGTTAAAgaaaaaatgggatgagagatTGAGTAAACTTGACATTAAAATGAAATCCATGATAGATCTATGCATAAATGAGTTTGCAGAGCAGGCAAAGACAGAAGTTGAAAAAATGGTAAAAGATAAAGGGAAGAGAAATCACGAGGAGTGTGCAAATTATATAAGAGATCATTTGGGGAAGAAATATGACTGGGTTTTCTGGTCTGTGCGGGTCTATGACCCTGTCGTTGGGTTCGAAAATCACGCTGCCGATGGTCGGAATCGGTTTCACTTTTTCAGACTCAATGGTGTGAATATTATTGTCTCCTATGCCACTGATCCAAAGCCTTTTAAGGACGAAAAGGTCAAGCAGTTTATGAAGGGGAAAGATGGCTGGGATGATGCAAGAAAGGTTTGTAATGCTGTGTTCAAGGATTTCCCGGGGCATTTTATACACACAGTGAGGCGATACAAGGGTCTGTGGGGAGCCTGGACCTTTCCCAAAGATTGTCATTTCTGGCAAACCTATGCAGGAGTGACCCTGTGTGTCCATTCCTCATAA